aattgttcaattcggacacagaaaatggggactttgatggatttgtgggtgatgagtacattgtaaaatggctaaataaagtacaaccgaactcagttttgcttccattgcctttttaaaaacatgtttttagccaGTGTcggtatgtttaagctggtgtatgttttgccatgcctggctgcgcctttaaaagtggtgcgtcctgtgtgtgtgtcaaatacagaaatagcactcgttactgacactgtgcctttaaatgcggtgcgccaaatagtcgtgaaaatacagtaagttcAATATTCACTTTAAAGAAATCTAGCGCCATCTAGCGTTGGGAATGAGTATGATCTCTAAAATAAGACGACCCCCACTTTTTTAGTGTTATTGCAatccaaaaaacatcattttataaTCGGGGCAATATGGTACTACTTTACATGGCTGAAgttaaaaataagattaaaaataaaaaaatgtaaaaccagTATTTACTTTGGCCTAATGTTTTGTGAATAAAGCCTTTTATTCTGTATGATTGCCAAATACCTCTTCTGGGTGCTCGTCTACTTTAGATGTGTCTCCCAGTCGGGGTTGGGCCTCCGCCCTCCTCCGGGCTTTCCTTGTGGGTGCCACATCTGTCGACACATCAAGCGAGCTTGCCAAGGCGCCGTCAGGCGTCATGGCATCTTGGACCTCGGACACGTTGTCTTCGCAGTTCGACATATTCGATTCTCACATGCCGGGTGTTCTGACTTCTGAAAAGCTGAAAAGTGTCTAAATGAGTTTTAGAGAGGCATTTAATAAACAGGGTGGAGCAGAAGTTGGAATTCACTCCAAGGTTAGGATTTTAAGATAGGTGGTGTTTCAAGTTGGGTTTTGTATTTCACAGTCAGGTTTAAAATCCCATTAAATTTTAAATCCCTCTTAGAGTCATAAAATAAACAGCGGTGTATACATACGCGTGAGTTGAACCTTATCTGATTTAAactattgaaatattattatttagctGCGTGAATTCATCAACGATTACTTAAGagtatttggttatttttttaaattatttatttattttgcattcatttaacCAACTTTCCACTGGATACATAGCAAGAACTTTACAGTAAAAAGCCAATATTaccagaaaaaacaaacttgtcAACGTTACTGCATTTTTATACAAGGTTAGTTTTTTCTGAGCCcatcatttttgtaaacaacTCACCTCGTCGCTTTATTCCTTTCCAGCTGTCAAAGTGTGTATGCTAGCAAATAAACTAGCCAACGTGCAGTTTCCCCCTTacacaacagcaacaacaacatgaaTACATTCAAGGTGTAACTTTAGGATTCGATCACGTATCATTGATCTTAGAGTTCGAAGCCATTAAGAATAGAAAAGTACTTAATGTTGCTCATCTTTTTGTTATCGAGTGAGCTTTGCCAGCCACGTCACAATCGCGTCTCCTCATACAGGCATGGCTTCGGACAATAAGTTCCGGTTAAATGCTACAAAATAAGACCGAACTGTACGTAGATTgtaaatacaaaaccaaatgttGTCATCTAGATTTGAGCTTCATTAATACAAGTcgtatatttgaaaaataaataataaatataagtaCTAACTGGCGTATaataaaaaaggcaaacattttcCCTCAGGTCATGCCACACCTACCACACCACCTACTAACTTAATGCGGAAGTAAACGATACAGCCGAATCGAAAGGTGATTATTTAACTTCACGCAGATTCGACTTTGACAACAGGGATTATATATGTGAAAGACTGGGTGACTTTGTACATTAACATAATTGATAGTTAGATTTTAACATTCGAAATAGTTTATGTCGGTAGAGGATTCCAATATTGCTCGTCCACCTGGACCCAAGTAAGACATGCTTTGTTAGCAATTTATTTGTGTGCAggtgtgaaaaaaacaaaacttttacAACATTTTAACGTTCTTCCACttcatgtttgttttcaaatgtgGATAGTTTGAAGTTAAACATTTTCTGCCATTGATAgttgtagacgtccaatccattatgacTGGGAAGTGAGGCCTGTCCCTGCCAGTcataatgaattggacgtctggcgaCGTCAGTGGCAATGAAACGTTCCCATTCAACCGCAGCCCTCatatttcaaatagattgggcCTCTTTCACCATCAATGCCAACGAAGGAATTAATTCAGGAGTTTCCACTGCACATGTAACTGTAATGGCTGATATGTATTGACTACTGTAGAACTGTTTTTTATATACTGTTTTTGCAGGTCTGCCCATCATCAACATGGTAGCCGCTATGACGATCTCTATGCTGCTGCTACTTTGGATCTGTGCGGTAAACTGTGCCGAGAACCGAACGGATGTGGAAACCATATCTGGTGCTGTAGTGCTTAAGGAGGGAACCACTACCCTGATCGAGTGTAACGTGACGGGGGTCCGCAGTGACGTCAGATGGTACGGCCCCGGTGGACGACTCCTGTTCGGGGATCCAAGTAGGTAGAACGACTGATACCCTCAAGATCACACTGTCCAAAGCCAAAACTCTCCAAAAAGGATAAGACCATGACTGtcgatagtagtagtagagatGAGGTGAAGactattaaaattattttattcatttatctacCATACCATGCATCCTCGAAagtgttgtgggggttgctggagcctaactcagCAAATTTTGGGTGAAAggaagactacaccctagactggtgaccagtcagccgtagggcacacagtgaGACAAACGAACATACGTAcgtactcacaatcataccgccccCAGCAgaaattgagcccgcgcctgccagCACCGAAGTcagtgagtgaacctctacacctcGAGGCGACGactattaaaatgtattctataaataatacatacacGTGAATGTTTTTCACTATTTTatgcccttgtgaggataaatggaaCAAAAAAGTCAATGATTTAATGAATGATTTTATAAACTACCACAGATGGGAGTATTCCTTGTGGTTAAAACAGTGTTAGCATTTTAACAAATTCAGATTCACCATTCTACATGCCGAAGCAGTTGAACTGAATGGATTTAAcaagattaaaaattaaaaattgtcTGTCTATGTCCTTGCAGGTGGAAAGTGGATCATCAAGGAAACAGGCGAACTCAACATTACCACTGTCTCCTTTGAGGACCGTGGTCGCTACAAATGTGTTTCAGAGAGTGGCAACTACAGCGTCACTGTGCGCGTGGCCTACACCTACAGCGGCCTTGGGGTGTACTACGTGGGCGTCTGTCTGGTGACCTTCTCTGTGACCTTAGTCCTCAACTTGGCCCTGCTGGGCATGGTCCGCGGCCACCTGAAGAAGACGGAGTGGGCCGTCAACGAGTTCTTCCGCACCGAAGGCATCGAGAAGCTCCAGCGTGCCCTGGAGATCGCCCGCCACATCCCCATCATCACTTCGGCCAAGACGTTAGAGCTGGCCAAGGTGACGCAGTACAAGACCAAGGAGTTCGCCCGGCACATGGAGGAGCTGGCTCGCAGTGTCCCGTTGCCCCCGCTTTTACTCAACTGTCGCACCGGCGGAGAGGGGCCAGATGATGTCCTGCCTACGGTGAGCGGGAGGGAGGCGGCCGGCGGCGGGGCACGGGAGCAACCAGAAGACCAGGAAACTCACGCGCAGGTGTGACAATCGATAGGTCCTTATCAATGGACTTTGTTGAACTGGCCTTGGTGTCTTCACTCACAAGTTCCGTGAGCTATGACCACAATTGTAATGTAAGATACTCATACCTTAAACCATCTTAAAAAGGCATGAATCCATCTCAGCAACTAGAATTTTTAACTACAGTACAGTAGCACTTCCCAGTTGTGGGATTTttgtctgtcattttttttttcagaaactcCATAGGTCCGTAGGAGTTTCATATCTAAAGACATATCAAGGatgacaaacaaacacacaaaatgaaaatgagtgaaaaaaagagtaaaatacataaaaacaataaaaaatattccagTATCTCGAGAATCCGTAAGAAGCCTGTACAACCTTAATTgcaattatctcatctcatctcattttctgaacctctttatcctcattagattctcggggggtgctggagcctatcccagctgactccgggccagaggcaggggacaccctgaatcgatagccagctgatcgcagggcatgaggagacggacaaccttggacactcacacgcatacctaggggcaatttagtgtccaatcagcctaccatggatgtttttggaatgtgggaggaaacccacgcagcccaggggagaacatgcaaactccacacaggtggaccgacctggattagaACCTAGGACCCCGGagctgaggccgacgcactaaccactcgttccaccaggccgcctaattgcaattattttaattcattttgcaAGGGAAATATATACAATTCAGCACCTGCAAATTTTATACAGCAGCACGTGCAGAAATTAACAGCAACATATTGTCAAATGTAGTAccaaaccatgtttaaaatgtagTTTAGAATTTTTTATCTTAATAATTAGCAtcttaaatatgtatttatgaaaataagtgctactgtgatccttcaccattAATGATCCAtgttcattatttaaaaatacaagcaGATGGGCCCGGCTTTGCCGGTGCCACCTGCTTGGGCGAGGTTTTTATTGCGCGTGTTTTGGTAATCTATTTGCATAAGGAACCCACAAATGTGTGACACGGGAACGCCAGCTTTAAATAATCCATCTGACCTGAACCAATTGCCTGAATCAAACCAGAAGGGGCGTCCCTTTTGCCCAGAAGACAGCACAAACAGAATCCTCTTTCAGCAGAAAACGGTCTTTTCTGGTGTGGAGAGGCGTGTGATTGGGCCGCAATTTTTTATCACTCCATGAGCAGATCTCATGTGCGTCGAAAAAAAGCAGCTCAACTCAGTGAGACTGTACCACAACATGCTTTAAATGGAAGCTTGGGGAAATTCCCACAATCTCTGTCACACCGACACAGATTCACGGATGGCTCTTCTGAGTTGCGTGGACGTGCTTGACTTTTCTGACAATTAACCAAATCCTTGATCTGTTGACCGAGCATGCTAGCCAATTCTCTTGAATCAAAAAAGGTTGTAAACCCATTCACACTGTTCGCCCCAGTTTACATACAAACAGTACCCTAAACACTTGTCGTATTATGGTTCTACAAATCGCATGCACTCAACAAAGTAACGGTTATTTGTAATGCCGTGTTCAGAGTTACGTACTGCGAGAAATTCTAATTATTACCTGAATCAATCACTCGAATTCAGTCGGTTTTCCAGATGGTGAAGTAGCCTTGAGGATCCTTGAACCGCTCCATGCCAGTGACAGTTGTATGAATATCTACACAACTGCTTCCAAATGGCCATCCACTAAGTACGACTGAGCCACCTTTTCTTCACACATTCCGTGTTGTCTTTTTATGATGACTGGGACCCGGCGGGTGTATTAATGTTGGCTGGTGTAGTGACATAGCCTCTCCACTTTTAGATATGGATGTAATATTTATAATTTAGATTTAGTATCAACATTTTGACTTTTGGATTGTGGATTAAACATTTAAGTCTAACATGTATTGTTTagaaatacatatttaatttcctaaatattgttgtaaatgtacaaaaacatattttttccacattcacaTTTTAAGCATTGTTTGGCGCTAAATGTGACAACATTTTGCTGTTATATACAGGATGTGCTGCTTTAAGAACAGTGCCCATACAAATTtacctatttttttattgtttcacGTATTTTAGTTTTGATGTTATTCCTTTTGAAGGAACCAACTagacattttttatatacaaaaatggcttatgtgacatgctaaagtgtttaatttattaacgatcgcatgtttgggatgtgcaactagtttggattggatgtatatcgatattcgattattgatgccttgatgcccaCACCACTAGTTTGGATTagatgtatatcggtattcaATTATTGGTACCTTGACCCCAGCACGGGAGATCTTCTTCATAtcattaaagttggattgaggaagcaacaacgaatcactattgtgattatttctccctgtgtttcaaggtatgctggttgttgtagaggccggttgagtttgtggtttgcaatatacactgtttagcgtgtgagagagaagataatgtttagtattgtttatttacttttgaaatgcGAGCGTGAATGTCCGAGTCCTGGGTCATGCACATGTATGTAATATTCAGTACGCTACCTTCGGTCGCCATTACCCTGTAGAGTGTCGATGACAGTcatagcaaggaatttatgttattgatatttcattgtttagcctgttgaatagttgagaaggacttcttgaagttgtaaaaaaaaaagataaaacaagttatgaccgtatattgaacaggtgtaattgtacattttgttttgggttctaatgtgttgctaatatatatatatatatatatatatatatatatatatatatatatatatatatatatatatatatatatatatatatatatatatatatatgggtgtaattgtatattatgggtctttgtgttgataaagatatcattaaagttggattgaggaagcaacaacgaaccactattgtgattatttctccctgtgtttcaagcgaaaatgcagggtgcaacatttggaggcaccgctgacctgctcactgaattatgagccagctaaatccccccaaacactacaaaccaggcagatggcagtgaggAGAGTTGTTGCTGTTTCAttagaactggaagttggcggttgaacacttgtcatctgaggccaatccaagatcatcagagggacagtaaagacatgccagttcagagtttactcatgtacagtcaacagaactcctactgttaggtttaaacaccagacatttgtatcaccaatctgaaagaaggaaatcacagagaattgagtcaactttatttgcagtgagagggtcggggactgctcgcgtctcaatcctccgacacactctgaagatgtctcctctcaccaagtctcttattgtgttttgggagtgtccaagttacaggaagtttcaagctgatcaaaggaaagagaggAATATCTCTCAgctacaaaaggttctttgattaTGACCATATGCTCCTTCAAGGTAACacctttacagtctctttcccgatctcccgcaatcttcacacaatggttcaaacaggcgcCGGACCCctggggtagttcctctttgttgaataaggtgaaactttcccagggctcaagacactcctaattctattagcaagcatttcgacagtcataccagaatcaggataacttatttacaataattccaacacctacattgtcaacaaaatggaacagttgcacgaagaggtggtaggaacattgaacaacctgatggaaaataacctactggaaatatgtgattttgtCAGCATATTaggaagtgttaaacggaaattgCGTATAACATTAGTGACTCATTatga
The nucleotide sequence above comes from Stigmatopora argus isolate UIUO_Sarg chromosome 22, RoL_Sarg_1.0, whole genome shotgun sequence. Encoded proteins:
- the LOC144067891 gene encoding microfibrillar-associated protein 3-like — protein: MVAAMTISMLLLLWICAVNCAENRTDVETISGAVVLKEGTTTLIECNVTGVRSDVRWYGPGGRLLFGDPSGKWIIKETGELNITTVSFEDRGRYKCVSESGNYSVTVRVAYTYSGLGVYYVGVCLVTFSVTLVLNLALLGMVRGHLKKTEWAVNEFFRTEGIEKLQRALEIARHIPIITSAKTLELAKVTQYKTKEFARHMEELARSVPLPPLLLNCRTGGEGPDDVLPTVSGREAAGGGAREQPEDQETHAQV